A single Klebsiella variicola DNA region contains:
- a CDS encoding CcdB family protein, which produces MMLEQFNVYRNCSAQTNKTLPYYMNVQNDYYADLATRVIIPLMRTQQLPRWHQHVVPRINIEFDSFLLCTPMISNLNNKRIQPQDFVCNLSHARQGVIDSIDTLITNC; this is translated from the coding sequence ATGATGCTTGAACAATTCAATGTTTATCGAAATTGTTCTGCTCAGACAAATAAAACCCTGCCGTATTATATGAACGTGCAGAATGATTATTATGCAGACCTGGCCACGAGAGTCATTATTCCTTTAATGCGAACACAACAGTTACCACGCTGGCATCAGCATGTCGTACCAAGGATAAATATAGAATTTGACAGCTTTTTACTTTGTACGCCAATGATCAGTAACTTAAATAATAAACGGATCCAGCCACAGGATTTCGTCTGCAATCTGAGTCATGCGCGCCAGGGCGTTATCGATTCAATCGATACACTTATCACGAACTGCTGA
- the fdnG gene encoding formate dehydrogenase-N subunit alpha, translating to MDVSRRKFFKICAGGMAGTTAAALGFAPKMALAQARNFKLLRAKEIRNTCTYCSVGCGLLMYSLGDGAKNAKEAIYHIEGDPDHPVSRGALCPKGAGLLDYVHSENRLRYPQYRAPGSDKWQRISWDDAFNRIARLMKADRDANFIEKNEQGVTVNRWLSTGMLCASAASNETGMLTQKFVRSLGMLAVDNQARVUHGPTVASLAPTFGRGAMTNHWVDIKNANVVVVMGGNAAEAHPVGFRWAMEAKNNNDATLIVVDPRFTRTASVADIYAPIRSGTDITFLSGVLLYLIENNKINAEYVKHYTNASLLVRDDFAFEEGLFSGYDAEKRQYDKSSWNYQFDENGYAKRDETLTHPRCVWNLLKQHVSRYTPEVVENICGTPKADFLKVCEVLASTSVADRTTTFLYALGWTQHTVGAQNIRTMAMIQLLLGNMGMAGGGVNALRGHSNIQGLTDLGLLSTSLPGYLTLPSDKQSDLQSYLSANTPKATLADQVNYWSNYPKFFVSLMKSFYGDAAQKENDWGFNWLPKWDQAYDVIKYFNMMDNGNVTGYICQGFNPVASFPDKNKVVRSLSKLKYMVVIDPLVTETSTFWQNHGESNDVDPAAIQTEVFRLPSTCFAEEDCSIANSGRWLQWHWKGQDAPGEARNDGEILAGIYHRLRELYRREGGKGAEPLLKMSWSYKQPDHPESAEVAKENNGYALADLYDQNGALLAKKGQLLNSFALLRDDGSTASSCWIYTGSWTEQGNQMANRDNADPSGLGNTLGWAWAWPLNRRVLYNRASADINGKPWDAKRMLIQWNGSKWVGNDIPDFNTAPPGSNTGPFIMQQEGLGRLFALDKLAEGPFPEHYEPMETPLGTNPLHPKVVSSPVVRLYEEDAIRLGKKDKFPYVGTTYRLTEHFHTWTKHALLNSIAQPEQFVEISEGLAKSKGIANGDWVKVSSKRGFIRAVAVVTRRLRTLNVNGQQVETVGIPLHWGFEGVARKGYIANTLTPNVGDSNSQTPEYKAFLVNIEKA from the coding sequence ATGGACGTCAGCCGCAGAAAGTTCTTTAAGATCTGCGCAGGCGGTATGGCCGGAACCACAGCCGCCGCCCTGGGCTTTGCCCCTAAAATGGCGCTGGCTCAGGCACGCAATTTCAAATTGCTGCGTGCGAAAGAGATCCGCAACACCTGCACTTACTGCTCCGTGGGCTGCGGGCTATTAATGTATAGCCTCGGCGACGGCGCGAAAAACGCCAAAGAAGCGATTTACCATATTGAAGGGGACCCGGACCATCCGGTGAGCCGCGGCGCGCTGTGCCCGAAAGGCGCAGGCCTGCTGGACTATGTCCACAGTGAAAACCGCCTGCGTTATCCGCAATACCGCGCCCCGGGCTCGGATAAATGGCAGCGCATCTCCTGGGATGACGCTTTTAACCGCATCGCCAGACTGATGAAAGCCGACCGCGACGCCAACTTTATTGAAAAGAACGAGCAGGGCGTGACGGTTAACCGCTGGCTTTCCACCGGCATGCTGTGCGCCTCGGCGGCAAGCAATGAGACTGGCATGCTGACGCAAAAATTTGTGCGTTCGCTCGGCATGCTGGCGGTAGACAACCAGGCACGCGTCTGACACGGACCAACGGTAGCAAGTCTTGCTCCAACATTTGGTCGCGGTGCGATGACCAACCACTGGGTTGATATCAAAAACGCTAACGTCGTGGTGGTGATGGGCGGCAACGCCGCCGAAGCGCATCCGGTGGGATTCCGCTGGGCGATGGAAGCGAAAAACAATAACGATGCCACGCTTATCGTCGTCGACCCGCGCTTTACGCGTACCGCGTCGGTGGCCGATATCTATGCGCCGATTCGTTCCGGTACCGACATTACCTTCCTGTCGGGCGTGCTGCTGTACCTGATCGAAAATAATAAGATCAATGCCGAGTACGTGAAGCATTACACCAATGCCAGCCTGCTGGTACGGGATGATTTTGCCTTCGAAGAGGGCCTGTTCAGCGGCTACGATGCGGAAAAACGCCAGTACGATAAATCGTCCTGGAACTACCAGTTCGATGAAAACGGCTACGCCAAACGCGATGAAACGCTCACCCACCCGCGCTGCGTGTGGAATCTGCTGAAGCAGCACGTTTCCCGCTACACGCCGGAAGTGGTGGAGAATATCTGCGGTACGCCGAAAGCGGACTTCCTCAAAGTGTGCGAGGTGCTGGCTTCAACCAGCGTCGCGGATCGCACCACCACCTTCCTGTATGCCCTGGGCTGGACGCAGCACACCGTCGGCGCGCAGAACATCCGCACCATGGCGATGATCCAGCTGCTGCTCGGCAACATGGGCATGGCTGGCGGCGGCGTCAACGCGCTGCGCGGACACTCCAATATTCAGGGGCTGACCGATTTGGGTCTGTTGTCGACCAGTCTGCCGGGTTATTTGACGCTGCCGTCCGATAAACAGAGCGATCTGCAAAGTTATCTTAGCGCCAACACGCCGAAAGCGACGCTGGCCGACCAGGTGAACTACTGGAGCAACTATCCGAAATTCTTCGTTAGCCTGATGAAATCGTTCTACGGCGATGCGGCGCAGAAAGAGAATGACTGGGGCTTCAACTGGTTGCCGAAATGGGATCAGGCTTACGACGTTATCAAGTATTTCAATATGATGGATAACGGCAACGTCACCGGCTATATCTGCCAGGGCTTCAACCCGGTTGCGTCCTTCCCGGACAAAAACAAAGTGGTCCGCAGTCTCAGTAAGCTGAAATATATGGTGGTTATCGATCCGCTGGTGACCGAGACCTCGACCTTCTGGCAGAACCACGGCGAGTCTAATGATGTCGATCCGGCCGCGATTCAGACCGAAGTCTTCCGCCTGCCGTCGACCTGCTTTGCCGAAGAAGATTGCTCGATCGCCAACTCCGGTCGCTGGCTGCAGTGGCACTGGAAAGGCCAGGACGCACCGGGGGAAGCGCGCAACGATGGCGAAATCCTGGCTGGGATCTATCATCGTCTGCGCGAGCTGTACCGTCGCGAAGGCGGGAAGGGCGCGGAACCGCTGCTGAAAATGAGCTGGAGCTATAAGCAGCCAGATCACCCGGAATCGGCAGAAGTGGCTAAAGAGAACAACGGCTACGCGCTGGCGGATCTCTACGATCAAAATGGCGCTCTGCTGGCGAAAAAAGGCCAACTGCTCAATAGCTTCGCGCTGCTGCGCGATGACGGCAGCACCGCGTCGTCGTGCTGGATCTATACCGGCAGCTGGACCGAGCAGGGTAACCAGATGGCGAATCGTGATAACGCCGATCCTTCGGGCCTGGGCAATACGCTGGGATGGGCCTGGGCGTGGCCGCTCAATCGTCGGGTGCTGTATAACCGCGCTTCGGCTGATATTAACGGCAAGCCGTGGGATGCGAAGCGGATGCTGATCCAGTGGAACGGCAGCAAGTGGGTCGGAAATGATATTCCGGACTTCAATACTGCGCCGCCGGGGAGCAACACCGGGCCGTTTATCATGCAGCAGGAGGGACTTGGCCGCCTGTTTGCGCTCGATAAACTGGCGGAAGGGCCGTTCCCGGAGCACTACGAGCCGATGGAAACCCCGCTTGGCACCAACCCGCTGCACCCGAAGGTGGTCTCCAGCCCGGTGGTGCGTCTGTATGAAGAGGACGCCATCCGCCTGGGTAAGAAGGATAAGTTCCCGTATGTCGGCACCACCTATCGTCTGACCGAGCATTTCCACACCTGGACCAAGCATGCGCTGCTCAATTCCATCGCGCAGCCGGAACAGTTTGTCGAAATCAGCGAAGGGCTGGCGAAAAGCAAAGGTATCGCCAACGGCGACTGGGTGAAAGTCAGCAGCAAACGCGGGTTTATTCGCGCGGTTGCCGTGGTGACCCGCCGACTGCGCACGTTGAACGTCAACGGCCAGCAGGTCGAAACCGTTGGGATCCCGCTGCACTGGGGCTTTGAAGGCGTGGCCCGTAAAGGCTATATCGCCAACACCCTGACGCCTAACGTCGGCGATTCCAACTCGCAAACGCCGGAGTATAAGGCGTTTCTGGTCAACATCGAGAAAGCGTAA
- a CDS encoding VOC family protein: MQTVDVGFTHVAFTVRCLASSIDFYTRYTAMTVIHQREPGLPSARKVAWLSDRTRPFALVLVQSDDPADTPLGPFGHLGVACATQAEIDEKVAQARREGVLRREPEQLGDPVGYFAFFADPDGNTLELSWGQRVGLEVIAAGNAS, encoded by the coding sequence ATGCAAACTGTTGATGTCGGTTTTACCCATGTCGCCTTTACCGTCCGCTGTCTGGCCAGCAGCATTGATTTTTATACCCGCTATACTGCGATGACCGTCATTCACCAGCGCGAGCCCGGCTTGCCCTCAGCGCGTAAGGTGGCGTGGCTCAGCGATCGCACCCGGCCCTTCGCTCTGGTGCTGGTGCAGAGTGACGATCCGGCCGACACGCCGCTGGGCCCGTTCGGCCATCTCGGCGTTGCCTGCGCCACCCAGGCGGAGATCGATGAGAAGGTCGCTCAGGCGCGGCGGGAAGGCGTTTTGCGGCGGGAACCGGAACAGCTGGGCGATCCGGTGGGATACTTCGCCTTCTTTGCCGACCCGGACGGTAACACCCTGGAGCTGTCATGGGGGCAGCGGGTAGGGCTGGAAGTCATTGCGGCGGGGAACGCCAGCTAG
- the ppk2 gene encoding polyphosphate kinase 2 yields the protein MGNKKNGNPVDAAVKTAPLDNKAYEKALRKLHVELVKLQRWVVHKGLKVCIVFEGRDGAGKGGTIKAITERVSPRIFRVVALPSPTEREKSQLYFQRYIKHLPAAGEIVIFDRSWYNRAGVERVMGFCTPEEVQKFLDGAPMVERGMVESGIILLKYWLEVSPQEQERRLRDRIDDGRKIWKLSPMDIKSFNRWDEYTAARDAMFAATDTAWAPWFVARSEDKKRVRLNIITHLLSQIPYEALPVEHVTLPKRKIGKMKQTNFPFRFIPEKF from the coding sequence ATGGGTAATAAGAAAAACGGTAATCCGGTCGACGCGGCGGTGAAGACCGCCCCGCTCGACAATAAAGCGTATGAGAAGGCGTTGCGCAAACTCCATGTTGAGCTGGTGAAACTGCAGCGCTGGGTGGTGCATAAAGGGCTGAAGGTGTGCATCGTCTTTGAAGGCCGGGACGGCGCCGGCAAAGGCGGCACCATTAAGGCGATCACCGAGCGCGTCAGCCCGCGTATCTTCCGGGTCGTCGCCTTGCCCTCACCCACCGAGCGTGAGAAAAGCCAGCTCTATTTCCAGCGCTATATCAAGCACCTTCCGGCGGCTGGCGAGATTGTGATTTTCGATCGCAGCTGGTACAACCGCGCCGGCGTCGAACGGGTGATGGGCTTTTGTACGCCGGAGGAGGTGCAGAAGTTTCTCGACGGTGCGCCGATGGTGGAGCGCGGCATGGTCGAATCGGGCATAATTCTGCTCAAGTACTGGCTGGAGGTCTCACCGCAGGAGCAGGAGCGCCGCCTGCGGGATCGCATCGACGATGGTCGTAAAATCTGGAAGCTCTCGCCGATGGACATTAAGTCTTTCAACCGCTGGGATGAATATACCGCCGCCCGCGACGCCATGTTCGCCGCCACCGATACCGCCTGGGCGCCGTGGTTCGTCGCCCGCTCGGAGGATAAAAAGCGCGTACGCCTGAATATCATCACCCATCTGCTGTCGCAGATCCCCTATGAAGCTTTACCGGTGGAGCATGTGACGCTGCCGAAGCGCAAAATTGGCAAAATGAAACAAACCAATTTCCCCTTCCGCTTTATTCCCGAGAAGTTCTGA
- the fdnI gene encoding formate dehydrogenase-N subunit gamma, whose translation MSKSKMIVRTTFIDRACHWTVVICFFLVALSGISFFFPTLQWLTETFGTPQMGRILHPFFGVLIFVALMFMFVRFVHHNIPDKQDIPWLKGIVEVLKGNEHKVARVGKYNAGQKMMFWTIMSMIFVLLVTGVIIWRPYFAAYFPIQVIRYSLLIHATSAIILIHAILIHMYMAFWVKGSINGMIEGKVSRRWAKKHHPRWYRDVERLEAIKESREGMK comes from the coding sequence ATGAGTAAATCGAAGATGATTGTGCGCACGACGTTTATCGATCGCGCCTGTCACTGGACGGTGGTTATCTGTTTCTTCCTCGTGGCGCTGTCGGGGATTTCATTTTTTTTCCCGACGCTACAATGGTTGACGGAAACCTTCGGCACCCCGCAGATGGGGCGTATCCTGCACCCGTTCTTTGGGGTGCTGATTTTTGTCGCGCTGATGTTTATGTTTGTGCGTTTTGTCCACCACAATATCCCTGATAAACAGGATATCCCCTGGCTGAAAGGCATCGTGGAGGTGCTGAAAGGCAACGAACATAAGGTCGCGCGCGTCGGTAAATATAACGCCGGGCAGAAGATGATGTTCTGGACCATTATGAGCATGATTTTCGTGCTGTTGGTGACCGGGGTGATTATCTGGCGGCCGTATTTCGCGGCATATTTCCCGATTCAGGTGATTCGCTATAGCCTGCTGATTCATGCGACGTCGGCGATTATCCTGATCCACGCGATCCTCATCCATATGTATATGGCATTTTGGGTCAAAGGGTCGATTAATGGGATGATTGAGGGTAAGGTCAGTCGCCGCTGGGCGAAGAAACATCACCCGCGCTGGTATCGCGATGTCGAACGCCTGGAGGCGATCAAAGAGAGTCGCGAAGGGATGAAGTAA
- the fdxH gene encoding formate dehydrogenase subunit beta — translation MAMETQDIIKRSATNPITPAPRARDYKAEVAKLIDVSSCVGCKACQVACSEWNDIRDEVGHCVGVYDNPADLSAKSWTVMRFSETEQNGKLEWLIRKDGCMHCEEPGCLKACPSAGAIIQYANGIVDFQQENCIGCGYCIAGCPFNVPRLNKEDNRVYKCTLCVDRVSVGQEPACVKTCPTGAIHFGTKKEMLEVAEERVAKLKKRGYANAGIYNPQGVGGTHVMYVLHHADQPELYHKLPKEPQIDTSISLWKGALKPLAAAGFIATFAGLIYHYIGIGPNKEIDDDEEKHDE, via the coding sequence ATGGCGATGGAAACACAAGACATTATTAAACGCTCCGCGACCAACCCGATAACTCCCGCGCCACGCGCGCGGGACTATAAGGCGGAAGTCGCCAAGCTTATCGATGTCTCTTCCTGCGTGGGCTGTAAAGCCTGCCAGGTGGCCTGTTCCGAGTGGAATGACATTCGCGATGAAGTGGGGCACTGCGTCGGCGTGTATGACAACCCAGCGGATCTCAGCGCCAAGTCCTGGACGGTAATGCGCTTTAGCGAGACTGAACAGAACGGCAAGCTGGAGTGGCTTATCCGCAAGGATGGCTGTATGCACTGTGAAGAGCCGGGCTGCCTGAAAGCCTGCCCCTCCGCCGGGGCGATTATTCAGTACGCCAACGGCATCGTCGATTTCCAGCAGGAAAACTGCATCGGCTGCGGCTACTGCATTGCCGGGTGTCCGTTTAACGTCCCGCGCCTCAATAAAGAGGATAACCGGGTCTATAAATGCACGCTGTGTGTGGATCGGGTCAGCGTCGGTCAGGAGCCGGCCTGCGTGAAAACCTGTCCGACCGGCGCGATCCACTTCGGTACGAAGAAAGAGATGCTGGAAGTGGCCGAGGAGCGGGTGGCTAAGCTGAAAAAACGCGGTTATGCCAACGCCGGGATTTACAACCCGCAGGGCGTCGGCGGCACCCACGTGATGTACGTTCTGCATCATGCCGACCAGCCGGAGCTATATCACAAGCTGCCGAAGGAACCGCAGATCGATACCAGTATCAGTCTGTGGAAGGGGGCGCTGAAACCGCTGGCGGCGGCGGGCTTTATCGCTACCTTCGCCGGGCTTATCTACCACTACATCGGTATCGGGCCGAACAAGGAAATTGATGACGACGAGGAGAAGCATGATGAGTAA